Below is a window of Streptomyces sp. ITFR-16 DNA.
GCCTCTCAGCCCGCGAGCTCCGTCGCGACCAGCTCCGCGATCTGGACCGCGTTCAGCGCGGCGCCCTTGCGCAGGTTGTCGTTGGAGACGAACAGGGCGAGACCGTGCTCCACCGTCTCGTCGACCCGGATGCGTCCGACGAAGGACGCGTCCTGGCCGGCCGCCTGCAGCGGGGTGGGGATCTCCGAGAGCTCGACGCCCGGCGCGTCCTTCAGCAGCTCGTAGGCGCGCTCCACGCTGATCGGACGGGCGAAGCGGGCGTTGACCTGGAGCGAGTGGCCGGAGAAGACCGGCACCCGGACACAGGTGCCGGACACCTTCAGCTCCGGGATCTCCAGGATCTTGCGGGACTCGTTGCGGAGCTTCTGCTCCTCGTCCGTCTCGAAGGAGCCGTCGTCCACGATGGCGCCGGCCAGCGGCAGCACGTTGAACGCGATCGGACGCTTGTAGACGCCGGGCTCGGGGAAGTCGACCGCCGAGCCGTCGTGGGTGAGCTTGTCGGCGTCGGCGACGACCTTGGACGCCTGGCCGTGCAGCTCGGCCACGCCGGCCAGACCGGAGCCGGAGACCGCCTGGTAGGTGGCGACGGTCAGCGTCTCCAGGCCGGCCTCGTCGTGCAGGGGGCGCAGCACGGGCATGGCGGCCATCGTGGTGCAGTTCGGGTTGGCGATGATGCCCTTGGGGCGGTTCGCGATTGCGTGCGCGTTGACCTCGGAGACGACCAGCGGGACCTCGGGGTCCTTGCGCCAGGCGGAGGAGTTGTCGATCACGACGGCGCCCTGTGCGGCGACCTTCTCGGCGAGCGCCTTCGAGGTCGCGCCGCCGGCGGAGAAGAGCACGATGTCCAGGCCGGAGTAGTCGGCCGCGGAGGCGTCCTCGACGGTGATGCTCTGTCCCTGCCACTCGATCGTGGAGCCCGCCGAGCGCGCGGAGGCGAA
It encodes the following:
- a CDS encoding aspartate-semialdehyde dehydrogenase; protein product: MKVGIVGATGQVGTVMRRILAERKFPADELRLFASARSAGSTIEWQGQSITVEDASAADYSGLDIVLFSAGGATSKALAEKVAAQGAVVIDNSSAWRKDPEVPLVVSEVNAHAIANRPKGIIANPNCTTMAAMPVLRPLHDEAGLETLTVATYQAVSGSGLAGVAELHGQASKVVADADKLTHDGSAVDFPEPGVYKRPIAFNVLPLAGAIVDDGSFETDEEQKLRNESRKILEIPELKVSGTCVRVPVFSGHSLQVNARFARPISVERAYELLKDAPGVELSEIPTPLQAAGQDASFVGRIRVDETVEHGLALFVSNDNLRKGAALNAVQIAELVATELAG